The Mercenaria mercenaria strain notata chromosome 10, MADL_Memer_1, whole genome shotgun sequence genome contains a region encoding:
- the LOC128559903 gene encoding uncharacterized protein LOC128559903 isoform X1 yields MVLTFLLVVTCLITGTKFVAGLAFTLSAMRVKLGTTGTLKMACNVTEIDACVIYNIQIRRETYPRANYTWETLAEIEAGLNEAPILDDDIVNDKGFVAGGVLDKDTPTHTYLTLNMKKEKLTLSDSRDYRCELTYKSNITGSVASVKRNASLSIVGDDDYNKTQSDIKDNSEYVCKTKLVIVSAILGVTNIVTIVYASYMKMELRKAKPRGNVHASCAKDDRQDHPIQETDDASKEFIS; encoded by the exons TTGCAGGATTAGCATTTACTTTGTCAGCGATGCGGGTAAAATTAGGAACTACAGGAACGTTGAAAATGGCATGTAATGTTACCGAAATAGATGCATGTGTGATTTACAACATTCAAATACGGCGAGAAACATACCCAAGAGCTAACTATACATGGGAAACCCTCGCAGAAATTGAAGCAGGTTTAAACGAAGCTCCAATTTTAGATGATGACATTGTAAATGACAAGGGCTTTGTTGCTGGTGGTGTTTTGGATAAAGATACACCAACACACActtatttaacattaaatatgaaaaaagagAAGCTTACATTAAGTGACTCCAGAGACTACAGATGTGAGCTGACCTATAAAAGTAACATTACTGGTAGCGTTGCATCAGTTAAAAGAAATGCTAGCCTTTCAATTGTAG GTGATGATGACTACAACAAAACGCAGTCGG ACATAAAGGACAACTCAGAATATGTCTGCAAAACCAAATTAGTGATTGTTAGTGCTATTTTAGGAGTGACAAATATCGTGACGATAGTGTATGCAAGCTATATGAAAATGGAGTTGAGAAAAGCAAAACCAAGAGGAAATGTTCATG CATCGTGTGCTAAAGACGATCGTCAAGACCACCCCATCCAAGAGACTGATGACGCATCCAAAGAATTTATAAGTTAG